From the genome of Perca flavescens isolate YP-PL-M2 chromosome 12, PFLA_1.0, whole genome shotgun sequence, one region includes:
- the LOC114565730 gene encoding calcium/calmodulin-dependent 3',5'-cyclic nucleotide phosphodiesterase 1C isoform X1, with product MAVKGELRPIFILRCLVKQLERGEASLIDLKKNLEYAALVLESVYIEETRRLVDTEDELSDIQSESVPSEVRDWLASTFTRQMGLMLRRNEEKPRFRSIVHAVQAGIFVERMYRRTSNMVGLSYPSSVISVLKHVDKWSFDVFALNEASGDHALKFIFYELLTRYDLISRFKIPISAVVSFVEALEVGYSKHKNPYHNLMHAADVTQTVHYLLLKTGMVHWLTELEIFAMIFAAAVHDYEHTGTTNNFHIQTRSDTAILYNDRAVLESHHVSAAYRLLQDDDEMNILYNLSKDDWRELRALVVEMVLATDMSCHFQQVKTMKNFLQQPEGVDKPKALSLLLHTADISHPAKSWDLHHRWTTSLLEEFFRQGDKESELGLPFSPLCDRKSTMVAQSQIGFIDFIVVPTFTVLTDMMERIVKPLIDEASHSGFAGFRRSSLNSISAEDTKRHSLKSSDSSSSGQSSLLTVDQKNFKALWNEEVYQNRERWKAQAAKEAEERAKREAEEQAQQEEAREPQEVHTEPEQPEPKEDELEAEESAEVSEQDGNMGETEPGAQPGSATHKNPPLQNGELSEGTESPEDEEKNKSGHAEVAME from the exons ATGGctgttaaaggagaactccggccaatttttat ATTACGATGTCTGGTGAAGCAActggagagaggagaggctTCCCTCATTGACCTCAAGAAAAACCTTGAGTATGCAGCGTTGGTGCTGGAATCCGTTTACATCGAGGAGACGAG GCGTTTGGTGGACACAGAGGATGAGCTCAGTGACATCCAGTCAGAGTCGGTGCCCTCAGAAGTGCGGGATTGGCTGGCCTCCACCTTCACTCGCCAGATGGGCCTGATGCTGCGGCGCAATGAAGAGAAACCCCGCTTCCGCAGTATCGTCCACGCTGTCCAGGCTGGCATATTTGTTGAGAG GATGTACCGGCGTACCTCTAATATGGTGGGACTCAGCTACCCCTCGTCTGTCATATCTGTGCTTAAG catgtTGACAAGTGGTCGTTTGACGTGTTCGCTCTGAATGAGGCCAGCGGGGATCACGCACTTAAATTCATATTCTACGAGTTGCTCACAAGATATGACCTCATTAGCCGTTTCAAG ATCCCGATCTCTGCGGTTGTGTCATTCGTGGAGGCCCTAGAAGTGGGATACAGTAAACATAAAAACCCCTACCACAACCTGATGCATGCTGCTGATGTCACACAGACTGTACACTACTTGCTACTCAAGACTGGCATGGTG CATTGGTTGACTGAGCTTGAGATCTTTGCCATGATCTTTGCGGCGGCGGTGCACGACTACGAGCACACAGGGACCACAAACAACTTCCACATTCAGACAAG GTCAGACACCGCTATCCTGTACAATGACCGTGCAGTGTTGGAGAGTCACCATGTCAGCGCAGCCTACCGCCTGCTGCAGGATGACGATGAGATGAACATCCTGTACAACCTCTCCAAGGATGACTGGAG AGAGCTGCGGGCTCTGGTGGTGGAGATGGTGCTGGCCACAGATATGTCCTGCCACTTCCAGCAGGTTAAAACCATGAAGAACTTCCTCCAGCAACCTGAGGG CGTTGACAAGCCCAAAGCCCTGTCACTGCTGCTGCACACAGCAGACATCAGCCACCCAGCCAAAAGTTGGGACCTCCACCATCGCTGGACCACCTCCCTGCTGGAGGAGTTCTTCAGACAG GGGGACAAAGAATCTGAGCTCGGCCTGCCGTTCTCTCCGCTCTGCGACCGAAAGTCCACAATGGTGGCCCAGTCCCAGATTG GGTTCATCGACTTCATTGTGGTGCCCACCTTCACTGTGCTGACGGACATGATGGAACGTATCGTCAAACCGCTTATCGACGAGGCATCCCATTCCGGTTTTGCCGGCTTTAGACGCTCAAG tCTGAACAGTATTAGCGCAGAAGACACCAAGAGGCACAGTTTGAAGAGCTCTGACAGCAGCTCATCTGGACAAAGCTCTCTGCTGACGGTGGACCAGAAGAACTTCAAGGCCTTGTGGAACGAAGAGGTTTATCAGAACAGAGAGAGGTGGAAAGCTCAGGCTGCTAAAG AGGCGGAGGAAAGAGCTAAAAGGGAAGCGGAGGAGCAAGCCCAGCAGGAAGAGGCTAGGGAGCCCCAGGAGGTCCACACAGAACCAGAACAGCCTGAACCAAAGGAGGACGAATTGGAGGCAGAGGAGTCAGCAGAGGTCAGCGAACAAGATGGTAACATGGGGGAAACAGAGCCAGGAGCGCAGCCTGGGAGCGCCACACACAAGAATCCTCCACTGCAGAACG GAGAGTTGTCTGAAGGGACTGAATCTCCAGAGGatgaagaaaagaacaaaagtgGCCATG caGAGGTGGCGATGGAATAA
- the LOC114565730 gene encoding calcium/calmodulin-dependent 3',5'-cyclic nucleotide phosphodiesterase 1C isoform X2 has product MAVKGELRPIFILRCLVKQLERGEASLIDLKKNLEYAALVLESVYIEETRRLVDTEDELSDIQSESVPSEVRDWLASTFTRQMGLMLRRNEEKPRFRSIVHAVQAGIFVERMYRRTSNMVGLSYPSSVISVLKHVDKWSFDVFALNEASGDHALKFIFYELLTRYDLISRFKIPISAVVSFVEALEVGYSKHKNPYHNLMHAADVTQTVHYLLLKTGMVHWLTELEIFAMIFAAAVHDYEHTGTTNNFHIQTRSDTAILYNDRAVLESHHVSAAYRLLQDDDEMNILYNLSKDDWRELRALVVEMVLATDMSCHFQQVKTMKNFLQQPEGVDKPKALSLLLHTADISHPAKSWDLHHRWTTSLLEEFFRQGDKESELGLPFSPLCDRKSTMVAQSQIGFIDFIVVPTFTVLTDMMERIVKPLIDEASHSGFAGFRRSSLNSISAEDTKRHSLKSSDSSSSGQSSLLTVDQKNFKALWNEEVYQNRERWKAQAAKEAEERAKREAEEQAQQEEAREPQEVHTEPEQPEPKEDELEAEESAEVSEQDGNMGETEPGAQPGSATHKNPPLQNGELSEGTESPEDEEKNKSGHEVAME; this is encoded by the exons ATGGctgttaaaggagaactccggccaatttttat ATTACGATGTCTGGTGAAGCAActggagagaggagaggctTCCCTCATTGACCTCAAGAAAAACCTTGAGTATGCAGCGTTGGTGCTGGAATCCGTTTACATCGAGGAGACGAG GCGTTTGGTGGACACAGAGGATGAGCTCAGTGACATCCAGTCAGAGTCGGTGCCCTCAGAAGTGCGGGATTGGCTGGCCTCCACCTTCACTCGCCAGATGGGCCTGATGCTGCGGCGCAATGAAGAGAAACCCCGCTTCCGCAGTATCGTCCACGCTGTCCAGGCTGGCATATTTGTTGAGAG GATGTACCGGCGTACCTCTAATATGGTGGGACTCAGCTACCCCTCGTCTGTCATATCTGTGCTTAAG catgtTGACAAGTGGTCGTTTGACGTGTTCGCTCTGAATGAGGCCAGCGGGGATCACGCACTTAAATTCATATTCTACGAGTTGCTCACAAGATATGACCTCATTAGCCGTTTCAAG ATCCCGATCTCTGCGGTTGTGTCATTCGTGGAGGCCCTAGAAGTGGGATACAGTAAACATAAAAACCCCTACCACAACCTGATGCATGCTGCTGATGTCACACAGACTGTACACTACTTGCTACTCAAGACTGGCATGGTG CATTGGTTGACTGAGCTTGAGATCTTTGCCATGATCTTTGCGGCGGCGGTGCACGACTACGAGCACACAGGGACCACAAACAACTTCCACATTCAGACAAG GTCAGACACCGCTATCCTGTACAATGACCGTGCAGTGTTGGAGAGTCACCATGTCAGCGCAGCCTACCGCCTGCTGCAGGATGACGATGAGATGAACATCCTGTACAACCTCTCCAAGGATGACTGGAG AGAGCTGCGGGCTCTGGTGGTGGAGATGGTGCTGGCCACAGATATGTCCTGCCACTTCCAGCAGGTTAAAACCATGAAGAACTTCCTCCAGCAACCTGAGGG CGTTGACAAGCCCAAAGCCCTGTCACTGCTGCTGCACACAGCAGACATCAGCCACCCAGCCAAAAGTTGGGACCTCCACCATCGCTGGACCACCTCCCTGCTGGAGGAGTTCTTCAGACAG GGGGACAAAGAATCTGAGCTCGGCCTGCCGTTCTCTCCGCTCTGCGACCGAAAGTCCACAATGGTGGCCCAGTCCCAGATTG GGTTCATCGACTTCATTGTGGTGCCCACCTTCACTGTGCTGACGGACATGATGGAACGTATCGTCAAACCGCTTATCGACGAGGCATCCCATTCCGGTTTTGCCGGCTTTAGACGCTCAAG tCTGAACAGTATTAGCGCAGAAGACACCAAGAGGCACAGTTTGAAGAGCTCTGACAGCAGCTCATCTGGACAAAGCTCTCTGCTGACGGTGGACCAGAAGAACTTCAAGGCCTTGTGGAACGAAGAGGTTTATCAGAACAGAGAGAGGTGGAAAGCTCAGGCTGCTAAAG AGGCGGAGGAAAGAGCTAAAAGGGAAGCGGAGGAGCAAGCCCAGCAGGAAGAGGCTAGGGAGCCCCAGGAGGTCCACACAGAACCAGAACAGCCTGAACCAAAGGAGGACGAATTGGAGGCAGAGGAGTCAGCAGAGGTCAGCGAACAAGATGGTAACATGGGGGAAACAGAGCCAGGAGCGCAGCCTGGGAGCGCCACACACAAGAATCCTCCACTGCAGAACG GAGAGTTGTCTGAAGGGACTGAATCTCCAGAGGatgaagaaaagaacaaaagtgGCCATG AGGTGGCGATGGAATAA